A window of the Methanoregula sp. genome harbors these coding sequences:
- a CDS encoding tetratricopeptide repeat protein translates to MKSKTIILVVLLAILTIPVVHAEDAQEWYTKGQNAAIVGNYADALTYYNNALELDKNFAAAMAGKAETLNGLGQYESAVNLSEQALAIRASDPYALNARAYGLFKLGKYNESVVVYDKLFTIQTNRGDAYCNQGYAYLQLEKFDSSVVSYDRCTTLDPLNFMAWNYQGLAYMGSQMYDQALNSFNRATGVTITNATVWNNKGLAYVQLGKSQDASECFKKALGIDPNFADAKKNRESMVGKLQIVNITGTITPVVTISRIGTFYTTATPVLVQTEITSPSPGVTAAITSDITAVVTSPVPKKTTYSSVSFLTVLGALVVVCGLILVLRRK, encoded by the coding sequence ATGAAATCAAAAACAATTATTCTGGTTGTTCTCTTAGCCATTCTCACCATTCCCGTCGTGCATGCTGAGGATGCACAGGAATGGTATACCAAGGGGCAGAACGCGGCAATAGTGGGAAACTATGCTGATGCCCTTACGTATTACAATAATGCGCTCGAACTTGACAAGAATTTTGCCGCTGCAATGGCGGGAAAGGCAGAGACCTTAAATGGTCTGGGACAATACGAATCTGCCGTTAATCTATCCGAACAGGCTCTTGCGATACGGGCTTCAGATCCGTATGCATTGAATGCCCGGGCATATGGCCTGTTTAAACTCGGGAAATATAATGAATCCGTGGTTGTCTATGATAAGCTCTTCACCATCCAGACCAACCGCGGAGATGCATACTGCAACCAGGGGTATGCTTATCTCCAGCTGGAGAAGTTCGATTCATCGGTTGTCTCCTATGATCGCTGCACAACACTTGACCCCCTTAACTTCATGGCCTGGAACTACCAAGGACTGGCTTACATGGGCAGCCAGATGTACGACCAGGCGCTCAATTCCTTTAACCGGGCAACCGGAGTAACCATAACAAACGCAACCGTCTGGAACAACAAGGGACTCGCCTATGTCCAGCTGGGTAAATCGCAGGATGCATCCGAGTGTTTCAAAAAAGCCCTCGGCATTGATCCGAATTTTGCCGATGCAAAAAAGAACAGAGAGAGTATGGTGGGAAAACTCCAAATCGTAAACATCACCGGCACCATCACCCCTGTTGTCACAATAAGCCGGATCGGGACGTTTTACACAACGGCAACACCCGTACTGGTGCAGACAGAGATAACTTCCCCTTCACCAGGGGTAACCGCAGCAATCACATCAGATATTACTGCAGTTGTAACATCGCCAGTGCCAAAGAAAACAACGTATTCATCAGTCTCTTTCCTGACCGTGCTTGGTGCGCTGGTTGTGGTGTGCGGTTTGATTCTTGTATTG
- the psmB gene encoding archaeal proteasome endopeptidase complex subunit beta: MPEQLQESMKGTTTIGIVFKDGVILATEKRATMGYMIASKKAKKVYKVADRIGMTTAGGVGDAQQLARILTVECNLYQIRRSRSITVGASATLLSNYLNQNRYFPYYVQLLVGGIDENGPSVYSVDAMGGATKEEEIVATGSGSPMAYGVLEDRFRKDMNEDEAIDIAIRALKSAMKRDAGSGEGIHVVVITKDKYQEMGEDSLQKYLVKSPA; encoded by the coding sequence ATGCCTGAACAGTTACAGGAGTCCATGAAGGGAACAACAACCATCGGCATCGTTTTTAAAGATGGCGTGATCCTTGCAACCGAGAAACGGGCGACCATGGGCTACATGATCGCAAGCAAGAAAGCAAAAAAAGTGTACAAGGTGGCAGACCGGATCGGTATGACCACTGCCGGCGGTGTCGGGGATGCCCAGCAGCTCGCCCGTATCCTTACCGTTGAATGCAATCTCTACCAGATCCGGAGGTCGCGTTCAATCACGGTCGGAGCTTCAGCCACATTGCTCTCGAATTATTTAAACCAGAACCGGTACTTCCCGTACTACGTCCAGCTCCTTGTCGGGGGTATTGATGAGAACGGGCCCAGTGTATACTCCGTAGATGCAATGGGTGGCGCAACCAAGGAAGAAGAGATTGTTGCAACCGGCTCCGGCTCTCCCATGGCATACGGGGTTCTCGAAGACCGGTTCCGCAAGGATATGAATGAAGATGAAGCGATTGATATTGCAATACGTGCGCTGAAATCTGCCATGAAACGCGATGCAGGATCCGGAGAAGGTATCCATGTCGTCGTTATTACAAAAGATAAATACCAGGAAATGGGAGAAGATTCACTTCAAAAATATCTTGTAAAATCTCCCGCATAA
- a CDS encoding beta-CASP ribonuclease aCPSF1, with product MLIEERLKELKDKINEKVPHGITVTQVEFEGPELVIYTDDPKRFADEADLIKILARDLRKRIVVRPTILEDPEKAYNEIKAVVPDTAGITDIFFDPDTGEVLIEAEKPGVVIGKNGTTLRDITRHIGWTPKVVRTPPIESSTVKQIRQYLRSTNEERKAFLRTIGRRIHRDIPGKDDTSKDALKRDHWARVTTLGCCREVGRAAFLLTTPNSRILIDCGEKPDNQGGTPYLYVPEIHPLAQLDAVVLTHAHLDHCALVPLLYKYGYEGPVYSTPPTRDLSAMLQLDYLDVIHKEDRKVPYSSNEVKTYIRHSITLNYGSVTDIAPDIKLTFHNAGHILGSAIAHFHVGDGMYNIAFTGDFNYAKSRLFNPAVNQFPRLEALFMESTYGGSNDFQQPRTDAEAKLYETINAVLSRGGKVIIPAFSVGRSQEVMLALEEGMRLDKIPKVKIYLDGMIREATAIHTCYPEYLNTELRNLIFREGMNPFLAECFQQVDSQELREKVINGDPCVIITTSGMLNGGPVMEYLLNLAQDEKNALIFVGYQADGTYGRRIQKGWREVPMGRKGTITINLEIVTVDGFSGHSDRRQLMNYIGQIQPRPEKIFCIHGDENNTIDLASSIYKRYHIETHSPMNLETYRMV from the coding sequence ATGTTAATTGAAGAACGGCTCAAAGAGCTAAAAGACAAGATCAATGAAAAGGTGCCCCACGGCATCACGGTGACGCAGGTAGAATTCGAAGGCCCCGAGCTGGTCATCTATACCGATGACCCGAAGCGGTTTGCTGACGAAGCAGACTTGATCAAGATCCTTGCACGGGATTTACGCAAACGGATCGTTGTCAGGCCAACGATTTTAGAAGATCCCGAAAAAGCATACAATGAGATTAAGGCTGTGGTCCCGGATACCGCCGGTATTACCGATATCTTTTTTGATCCTGATACGGGTGAAGTGCTGATTGAGGCAGAAAAACCCGGGGTTGTAATCGGTAAGAACGGTACCACACTCCGCGATATCACCCGCCATATCGGCTGGACCCCAAAAGTGGTGCGGACTCCTCCCATTGAGAGTTCAACCGTAAAGCAGATCCGACAGTACCTCCGTTCCACAAACGAAGAACGTAAAGCATTCCTGCGCACTATTGGTCGCCGGATTCACCGGGATATTCCCGGTAAAGATGATACCAGCAAGGATGCCCTCAAACGGGATCACTGGGCACGCGTGACCACGCTCGGCTGCTGCCGCGAAGTCGGCCGGGCCGCATTCCTGCTCACCACGCCCAATAGCCGGATACTGATCGATTGCGGCGAAAAGCCGGACAACCAGGGAGGTACGCCATACCTCTATGTCCCGGAGATTCACCCGCTTGCCCAGCTCGACGCGGTTGTTCTCACCCATGCCCATCTCGATCATTGTGCCCTGGTGCCCCTCCTCTACAAGTACGGGTACGAAGGCCCGGTCTATTCCACCCCCCCGACCCGTGATCTCTCGGCGATGCTCCAGCTGGACTATCTCGATGTGATTCACAAGGAAGACCGGAAGGTTCCCTATTCATCCAACGAAGTCAAGACCTATATCCGGCATTCCATTACGCTCAATTATGGCAGTGTCACCGATATTGCACCGGATATCAAACTCACCTTCCATAATGCCGGCCATATCCTCGGTTCAGCCATTGCACACTTTCATGTCGGCGATGGCATGTACAACATCGCCTTCACCGGGGACTTCAATTATGCCAAGAGCCGTCTCTTCAATCCGGCCGTCAACCAGTTCCCCCGTCTCGAAGCACTCTTCATGGAGAGCACGTATGGCGGCAGCAATGATTTCCAGCAGCCCCGGACCGATGCCGAGGCAAAGTTGTACGAGACCATCAACGCCGTCCTCTCGCGGGGGGGCAAGGTCATCATCCCGGCCTTCTCGGTCGGACGTTCCCAGGAGGTCATGCTGGCACTTGAGGAAGGTATGCGCCTTGACAAGATCCCAAAGGTAAAGATCTATCTGGATGGGATGATCCGTGAAGCAACCGCTATCCACACCTGCTATCCTGAGTACCTTAACACGGAACTCCGGAACCTGATCTTCCGCGAGGGCATGAACCCATTCCTTGCCGAATGCTTCCAGCAGGTGGACTCGCAGGAACTCCGGGAAAAAGTCATTAACGGTGATCCCTGCGTGATCATCACAACCAGTGGTATGCTCAACGGCGGCCCCGTAATGGAATATCTCTTAAACCTTGCACAGGATGAGAAGAACGCCCTCATTTTTGTCGGGTACCAGGCCGACGGTACGTATGGGCGGCGGATCCAGAAAGGCTGGCGCGAGGTGCCGATGGGACGAAAAGGGACCATTACTATCAACTTAGAGATTGTCACGGTTGACGGTTTCTCCGGTCACTCGGATCGCCGGCAGCTGATGAATTATATCGGGCAGATCCAGCCCCGTCCCGAGAAAATTTTCTGCATCCACGGGGATGAAAACAACACCATCGATCTTGCAAGTTCCATCTACAAGCGGTACCATATCGAGACGCACTCCCCCATGAACCTTGAGACATACCGCATGGTCTAG
- a CDS encoding MFS transporter, translating into MRTRLTLFFGVFAVMALSNAIVPVLPAFADSSSLQGAIYAAYFLGAVVSTLPAGILSDRIGHVPLIRLGLITTVVSGMFLALIGSPFLMLAIRFIEGIGAGCFIAAAMSYVNSVPDHQRMSGYFMAMLNAGLVTGLVVAGWLSVLYQLPVIGILLFASCSLIPAGASFFIRESRQVTPRNDTHLLLPLVNEYRWLWYSSIIMVGITGVVISLYPEFSSASADIDGIWIALMSVSTILAALITSRVSLQPVLAIRWSAVLMVLGVLIAFYSPVGFIVIGALAGIVMIAQMAFLAGNKAPQGLAMGLFSTTSYLGMAALPFIAGLIADTFGFFSAYCAAAFCAITVALTIGFCACHKPEPGRVR; encoded by the coding sequence ATGAGAACCCGGCTCACTCTTTTTTTCGGCGTCTTTGCAGTGATGGCCCTTTCCAATGCCATCGTTCCCGTCCTACCAGCATTTGCGGATAGTTCTTCGCTGCAGGGTGCAATCTATGCAGCATATTTCCTGGGAGCCGTAGTCAGTACGCTTCCTGCCGGTATACTGTCTGACCGGATCGGGCATGTCCCGCTTATCCGTCTTGGCCTTATCACTACGGTAGTCAGCGGGATGTTTCTCGCGCTTATCGGATCTCCATTCCTTATGCTGGCGATCCGTTTTATTGAAGGGATCGGGGCGGGGTGTTTTATTGCTGCTGCCATGTCGTATGTCAACTCTGTACCGGATCATCAACGTATGAGCGGGTACTTCATGGCGATGCTGAATGCCGGACTTGTTACCGGTCTTGTCGTTGCGGGCTGGCTGAGTGTCTTGTACCAACTCCCGGTAATCGGAATACTGCTGTTTGCCTCATGTTCTCTCATTCCCGCAGGTGCCAGCTTTTTCATCCGTGAGTCTCGGCAAGTCACACCCCGCAACGATACCCATCTCCTCCTGCCCCTGGTGAACGAATACCGCTGGCTCTGGTATTCTTCGATTATTATGGTCGGCATAACCGGTGTGGTCATCTCGTTATACCCTGAATTTTCCAGCGCATCTGCCGATATTGACGGGATCTGGATTGCATTGATGAGCGTTTCTACCATTCTCGCAGCGCTCATCACCTCCCGCGTATCGCTGCAACCGGTTCTTGCAATCCGCTGGTCAGCGGTCCTGATGGTTTTGGGAGTCCTTATCGCTTTTTATTCGCCAGTTGGTTTCATCGTCATAGGCGCACTTGCAGGAATTGTCATGATCGCCCAGATGGCATTTCTTGCCGGCAATAAAGCGCCCCAGGGTCTTGCCATGGGGCTGTTTTCTACAACCAGTTATCTGGGTATGGCAGCACTTCCTTTCATTGCCGGTCTGATCGCAGACACTTTTGGTTTTTTTTCTGCATACTGTGCAGCGGCATTCTGTGCTATTACCGTGGCTCTTACCATTGGATTCTGCGCCTGTCATAAACCAGAGCCGGGCAGAGTCCGTTAA